The region ACTCGTAATTTGGACCATTGCTGCTGGTACCACCGCTGCACTCACCTGGGCATTTATCGGTAAGGTTGATCAAACTGTTTCGGCATCAGGGACTCTTGAGCCCCTTCTTGGCAAAGTTGAGGTCAAGAGTCCTAGTGGTGGTATTGTTCGCGATATATGGGTCAAAGAAGGAGAGTTAGTTGAAACCGGTGATCGTCTTGCAACAGTAGAGAATCTAGGTTTAAAAGCTCAATTAGATAATATAACTCGCCAAATAGCTCTTTTGTCCTATGAAAATCAGCTTCTAAATCTCCTGATTGATGGACAGGGCTCCTTACCAAATACTTTACCTGCCCCTCCAGCCAATATTGCAAGTGAAGATCGTATCCGTTCAATCCAATTATCGGTACAGCAGACCGGAGCCCAGCTCCGTCAACTACGCACGCGCCGTATCTCACAAACTCAAACGTATGACTTAAGAGCACAGATGGCCATGGCTATGAAGACTCTCTTCGAGAATGGGGGGACATCTCGATTCAACTATTTATCAGCACAAGACGATGTTCAGCAAATTAGTTCTCAAATATCCCAGACCGACGAGCAGATCAATATTCTGATTGCACAGGCTGGTCGTCAGGTGAGTGCCAATACTCGCCAGTTGCTTAATCTTGAAGCTCAGCAAATTGATTCTAAGGAAGAAAACCGTAACCTTTTACTTTCTGCTTTCGCTCCGGGTCGTATCTTTAATCTTTCAGTACAGCCTGGTTCTGTTATCGGTGCTGGGTCTGAGGTGATGAGAATAATCCCAGAAGGTGGAGTCCGTGCAAGTGTCTATCTTTCCAATGCTGATTTGGGTTTCGTGTCGGAAGGTCAAGACGTCAAACTTTCTGTATCTTCTTTCCCTGCAGGTGAGTATGGATACCTCAAAGCTAATATTACAAGAATTGGTGCTGATTCTCTTAAGGGTAGCTCGTCTTCTCAACAGCAGCCTGCAAATACATATCCTGTACAAGTGACGCTGCAACAAAATCCCGATAAGAAGGTATTATTAGATCGTTTGAAGCCAGGTATGCAAGTTACAGCGTTGATTGTTGTACGGAAGCGCCCAGTGATTTCGCTTCT is a window of Synechococcus sp. A15-24 DNA encoding:
- a CDS encoding HlyD family efflux transporter periplasmic adaptor subunit; protein product: MPFIASKMPPSTDSKPSNLSPSEGSSLVRRIVNSVIQRSNRKVFFDSPGMLDQSQHWGGLVIWTIAAGTTAALTWAFIGKVDQTVSASGTLEPLLGKVEVKSPSGGIVRDIWVKEGELVETGDRLATVENLGLKAQLDNITRQIALLSYENQLLNLLIDGQGSLPNTLPAPPANIASEDRIRSIQLSVQQTGAQLRQLRTRRISQTQTYDLRAQMAMAMKTLFENGGTSRFNYLSAQDDVQQISSQISQTDEQINILIAQAGRQVSANTRQLLNLEAQQIDSKEENRNLLLSAFAPGRIFNLSVQPGSVIGAGSEVMRIIPEGGVRASVYLSNADLGFVSEGQDVKLSVSSFPAGEYGYLKANITRIGADSLKGSSSSQQQPANTYPVQVTLQQNPDKKVLLDRLKPGMQVTALIVVRKRPVISLLTDMFTKGSEDLQNSR